In Lysobacter firmicutimachus, one genomic interval encodes:
- a CDS encoding efflux transporter outer membrane subunit — translation MTPMQARPTAPARRRWFGLAAGVALLSACAGVPAPPERPEPPAAWRDAPGAGIAVQRDWWRGYNDPVLAELVERALRDNTDLRVAAARVAEARALLAAQGAAQWPSLDLAVSATRSRSLAASGRAVVSEVTQPQFQAAFEVDLWGRLDALTDAARANLLASETGADAVRLGIAAAVAQAYLGLRAGDARLAVAQRTLASREGALKVAQRRFDTGYSSRLELAQAQAEYRATAQVVPQLQLAIRRQEDALSVLLGRAPQAVPRGLALGDIAAPALPDAGMPSQLLRRRPDIAQAEAQVAAADAGLAAARAQLLPTLRLTGSLGQLESSLLHNDPIRLWSVGGSVLAPLFNRGRLRAQVDASAARRDQAVLGYQKTVLTAFAEVEDALAAIARLREQGEQAEQQRQALAEALRIAHNRYNEGYASYLEELDAQRNLFNAELTVLQLRGEALAAEVNLYKALGGGWGAAAGP, via the coding sequence ATGACCCCAATGCAGGCGCGTCCGACGGCGCCGGCCCGGCGGCGCTGGTTCGGCCTGGCGGCCGGGGTCGCGCTGTTGAGTGCCTGCGCCGGTGTGCCGGCGCCGCCGGAACGGCCCGAGCCGCCCGCCGCCTGGCGCGACGCGCCCGGTGCCGGCATCGCGGTGCAGCGCGACTGGTGGCGCGGCTACAACGACCCGGTGCTGGCCGAGCTGGTCGAACGCGCCCTGCGCGACAACACCGATCTGCGTGTCGCCGCGGCCCGCGTCGCCGAAGCGCGCGCCTTGCTCGCGGCGCAGGGGGCGGCGCAATGGCCGAGCCTGGACCTGGCGGTGAGCGCGACGCGCTCGCGCAGCCTTGCCGCCAGCGGCCGCGCCGTGGTGTCGGAGGTGACCCAGCCGCAGTTCCAGGCCGCGTTCGAAGTCGATCTGTGGGGTCGGCTCGATGCGCTGACCGATGCGGCGCGGGCCAATCTGCTGGCCAGCGAAACCGGTGCCGACGCGGTCCGGCTCGGCATCGCCGCGGCGGTGGCCCAGGCCTATCTGGGACTGCGCGCTGGCGATGCGCGTTTGGCGGTGGCGCAGCGTACCCTGGCATCGCGCGAAGGTGCGCTCAAGGTCGCGCAGCGGCGTTTCGATACCGGCTACAGCTCGCGCCTGGAGCTGGCCCAGGCGCAGGCCGAATATCGTGCGACCGCTCAAGTCGTGCCGCAGCTGCAGTTGGCGATACGGCGCCAGGAAGACGCGTTGTCGGTGCTGCTCGGCCGTGCGCCGCAGGCGGTGCCGCGCGGCCTGGCGCTGGGCGACATCGCCGCGCCGGCGCTGCCCGATGCGGGCATGCCCTCGCAGTTGCTGCGCCGCCGCCCGGACATCGCCCAGGCCGAGGCGCAGGTCGCTGCGGCCGACGCCGGACTCGCCGCGGCGCGCGCGCAGTTGCTGCCGACGCTGCGCCTGACCGGTTCGCTGGGGCAGTTGGAATCGAGCTTGCTGCACAACGACCCGATCCGCCTGTGGAGCGTCGGCGGCAGCGTGCTGGCGCCGTTGTTCAATCGCGGCCGCCTGCGCGCCCAGGTCGATGCGAGCGCGGCCCGGCGCGACCAGGCGGTGCTGGGCTACCAGAAGACCGTCTTGACCGCGTTCGCCGAGGTCGAGGACGCGCTGGCCGCGATCGCGCGCCTGCGCGAGCAGGGCGAACAGGCCGAGCAGCAGCGCCAGGCGCTGGCCGAGGCTTTGCGCATCGCCCACAACCGTTACAACGAGGGCTATGCCTCGTACCTGGAAGAGCTGGACGCGCAGCGCAATCTGTTCAATGCCGAGCTGACCGTGCTGCAACTGCGCGGCGAGGCGCTGGCGGCGGAGGTGAATCTGTACAAGGCGCTGGGCGGCGGGTGGGGCGCGGCGGCGGGGCCTTAG
- a CDS encoding aminoglycoside phosphotransferase family protein — protein sequence MTSPFDRHLADWNLTPDGSPIRTHSSDLLPVRHAGAPAMLKLARETEERHGRLLMQWWNGDGAARVLASDADALLLERACGPRSLAQMARDGRDDEATAILCDTAARLHAPRTTPVPQDLVPLRPWFADLETYARSHGGLLARGWDIAQGLLAEPREVVPLHADLHHENVLDAGPERGWIAIDPKRVIGERGFEYAVLFTDPDQETALAPGRFERRVGIVVERAGLERRRLLQWIAAFQALSAAWFLSDEDEADKEFAAIELALAELDRG from the coding sequence ATGACTTCGCCCTTCGACCGCCACCTCGCCGACTGGAACCTGACTCCCGACGGCAGTCCGATCCGCACCCACAGCAGCGATCTGCTGCCGGTCCGCCACGCCGGCGCGCCGGCGATGCTCAAGCTCGCGCGCGAAACCGAGGAACGCCACGGCCGCCTGCTGATGCAGTGGTGGAACGGCGACGGCGCCGCGCGGGTGCTGGCCAGCGACGCCGACGCCTTGCTGCTGGAACGCGCCTGCGGCCCGCGTTCGCTGGCGCAGATGGCGCGCGACGGCCGCGACGACGAAGCCACCGCGATCCTGTGCGACACCGCCGCGCGCCTGCATGCGCCGCGCACGACGCCGGTGCCGCAGGACCTGGTGCCGCTGCGCCCCTGGTTCGCCGATCTGGAAACCTACGCCCGCAGCCATGGCGGCCTGCTCGCGCGCGGCTGGGACATCGCCCAGGGCCTGCTCGCCGAGCCGCGCGAAGTCGTGCCCCTGCACGCCGACCTGCATCACGAGAACGTGCTCGACGCCGGCCCCGAACGCGGCTGGATCGCCATCGACCCCAAGCGGGTGATCGGCGAGCGCGGCTTCGAGTACGCGGTGTTGTTCACCGATCCCGACCAAGAAACCGCGTTGGCGCCGGGCCGTTTCGAACGGCGCGTGGGCATCGTGGTCGAGCGCGCCGGCCTGGAGCGGCGGCGCCTGCTGCAGTGGATCGCCGCCTTCCAGGCGTTGTCGGCGGCCTGGTTCCTCAGCGACGAGGACGAGGCCGACAAGGAATTCGCAGCGATCGAGCTGGCGTTGGCGGAGTTGGATCGGGGTTGA
- a CDS encoding HU family DNA-binding protein, protein MATKKTAAKKKAAPKAAAKPAAPKPIKEVLSKSGLVAHLAEATGVVAKDIRAVLGALEGAVHASINKKGAGAFTLPGLLKITAVNVPAKPKRKGINPFTKEEQWFAAKPATVKVKVRPLKKLKDAAA, encoded by the coding sequence ATGGCTACCAAGAAAACCGCTGCAAAGAAGAAGGCCGCGCCGAAGGCCGCCGCCAAGCCGGCCGCTCCGAAGCCGATCAAGGAAGTGCTGAGCAAGTCGGGTCTGGTCGCGCACCTGGCGGAAGCCACCGGCGTGGTCGCCAAGGACATCCGCGCGGTGCTCGGCGCGCTCGAGGGCGCGGTGCATGCCTCGATCAACAAGAAGGGCGCCGGTGCGTTCACCCTGCCGGGCCTTCTGAAGATCACCGCCGTCAACGTTCCGGCCAAGCCGAAGCGCAAGGGCATCAACCCGTTCACCAAGGAAGAGCAGTGGTTCGCCGCCAAGCCGGCCACGGTGAAGGTCAAGGTCCGTCCGCTGAAGAAGCTGAAGGACGCCGCGGCCTGA
- the zapE gene encoding cell division protein ZapE: MTALSPSQAYAAGVARGDWSDDPAQRPALRELDRIHAALQAPPRQGLFDRLRGKPREGVRGLYLWGGVGRGKTFLIDLFYEQLPIAEKRRTHFHRFMREIHAQLREHAGESDPLARIARQWRENLRVLVLDEFFVIDIGDAMLLGRLMERLFAEGVTLVTTSNTAPPNLYADGLQRDRFKPAIAQLQAHCEVLLLDSAQDYRLRALTRSPVYRAPLDADSDLWLSGRWKELTAACIAETGPLRIDGRDIPVRALADGHGWFDFAALCEGPRAASDYIEIATEYHTVLVGGIPLFDGLNDDPARRFINLIDEFYDRHVNLVCTAAELPTALYRGQRLAGAFERTASRLIEMQSAEYLALEHRG, encoded by the coding sequence ATGACCGCTCTGTCCCCTTCACAAGCCTATGCCGCCGGCGTCGCCCGCGGCGACTGGAGCGACGACCCGGCGCAGCGCCCGGCGTTGCGCGAACTCGACCGCATCCATGCCGCCCTGCAGGCACCGCCGCGCCAGGGCCTGTTCGACCGCCTGCGCGGCAAGCCGCGCGAAGGCGTGCGCGGCCTGTACCTGTGGGGCGGCGTCGGTCGCGGCAAGACCTTCCTGATCGACCTGTTCTACGAGCAGTTGCCGATCGCCGAGAAGCGCCGCACCCATTTCCACCGCTTCATGCGCGAAATCCACGCCCAGCTGCGCGAACACGCCGGCGAGAGCGACCCCCTGGCGCGGATCGCCCGGCAATGGCGCGAGAACCTGCGGGTGCTGGTGCTGGACGAGTTCTTCGTCATCGACATCGGCGACGCGATGCTGCTCGGCCGGCTGATGGAACGCCTGTTCGCCGAGGGCGTGACCCTGGTGACCACCTCCAACACCGCGCCGCCCAACCTCTATGCCGACGGCCTGCAGCGCGACCGCTTCAAGCCGGCGATCGCGCAGCTCCAGGCCCACTGCGAAGTGCTGCTGCTGGACAGCGCGCAGGACTACCGGTTGCGCGCGCTGACCCGCTCGCCGGTGTACCGGGCGCCGCTGGACGCCGATTCCGACCTGTGGCTGAGCGGGCGCTGGAAGGAGCTGACCGCCGCCTGCATCGCCGAAACCGGCCCGCTGCGCATCGACGGCCGCGATATCCCGGTGCGCGCGCTGGCCGACGGCCACGGCTGGTTCGACTTCGCCGCCCTGTGCGAGGGCCCGCGCGCGGCCAGCGATTACATCGAGATCGCGACCGAGTACCACACCGTGCTGGTCGGCGGCATCCCGCTGTTCGACGGCCTCAACGACGACCCGGCGCGGCGTTTCATCAATCTGATCGACGAGTTCTACGACCGCCATGTGAATCTGGTGTGCACGGCCGCCGAGCTCCCGACCGCGCTGTACCGCGGCCAACGCCTGGCCGGCGCGTTCGAACGCACCGCCTCGCGCCTGATCGAAATGCAGTCGGCCGAGTACCTCGCGCTGGAACATCGCGGCTGA
- a CDS encoding alpha/beta hydrolase — protein MNLPAFPGDAAATLTLPGPAGALELIVEAAESAPRPIVAIVCHPLPTEGGTMHNKVVTMTARALRESGAATVRFNFRGVGGSEGEFDQGEGEGDDLRAVAAWVRATRPDAQLWLAGFSFGAYVSLRMADELQPKLLISIAPPAGRWDFDRIAPPSGYPWLVIQGEADEIVDPQAVYAWIDGLRQPPELVRMPDTGHFFHRRLIDLRGAIKNGVRPHLPPELPGASAPAPN, from the coding sequence ATGAACCTTCCCGCCTTCCCCGGCGACGCAGCCGCGACGCTGACCCTGCCCGGCCCCGCCGGCGCGCTCGAGCTGATCGTCGAAGCGGCCGAATCCGCGCCGCGGCCGATCGTCGCCATCGTCTGCCATCCGCTGCCGACCGAAGGCGGCACCATGCACAACAAGGTCGTGACCATGACCGCGCGCGCCTTGCGCGAGTCGGGCGCGGCCACGGTGCGCTTCAACTTCCGCGGCGTCGGCGGCTCGGAAGGCGAGTTCGACCAGGGCGAAGGCGAAGGCGACGACCTGCGTGCGGTCGCCGCCTGGGTCCGCGCGACCCGGCCCGACGCGCAACTGTGGCTGGCCGGTTTCAGCTTCGGCGCCTATGTCTCGCTGCGCATGGCCGACGAGCTGCAGCCCAAGCTGCTGATCTCGATCGCGCCGCCGGCCGGGCGCTGGGATTTCGACCGCATCGCTCCGCCCAGCGGCTATCCATGGCTGGTAATCCAGGGCGAGGCCGACGAGATCGTCGATCCGCAGGCCGTATACGCCTGGATCGACGGCCTGCGCCAGCCGCCCGAGTTGGTGCGCATGCCCGACACCGGGCATTTCTTCCATCGCCGCCTGATCGACCTGCGCGGCGCGATCAAGAACGGCGTGCGCCCGCACCTGCCGCCGGAACTTCCCGGCGCTTCCGCGCCGGCCCCGAACTGA
- a CDS encoding ExeM/NucH family extracellular endonuclease codes for MPRFGSVCALAPCLLLAACAGAPTRTPGPPRSPDAVAVGTVQGREAASAWVGREATVEGRITASLRGADGAPGWLLQDAGDGEEATSDAIWITGPAAASLALGHAVRVHGRVYEAPHGRGSSLTALDAQRSEALPARAGKALGRLMPVAVAQPPQWSRLEGMRVRIAAPLTLAERDRKRGRLLVSFDGPLWQPTERAEPGSEAARAIAADNARRRLSLSGGEAALGATAFVARSGSRLDSVEGVVVPGEDGYVLQPDAAPTLHAAPRPAPPQVAGDLRIAAFNLENLFNGDGRGGGFPTLRGARTPAEYQAQLDKLVATIHALNPDVAALMELENDGYGPESTLAALVSALDRADAVVGGAQDWRFAAPCKQPCAQSQRGPGDNPIRVGLIYRSQRVAAQGVAAVLQQDPFGPLARVPMAQAFQALGPGGARGPAFVVAANHFKSKGCGKAEGADRDQGDGASCWNASRVDAARRLDAWLRRDPTTSGSAMNLIVGDLNAHAQEAPLRTLYAAGWRDAFAVAGVQAPYSYVYRGELGRLDHALLSPALAPRLRGAAEWHVNADEPEEAGYRDGGGGPWRSSDHDPLLLGFDLQAH; via the coding sequence ATGCCGCGTTTTGGTTCCGTCTGCGCCCTTGCCCCCTGCCTGCTGCTCGCCGCTTGCGCCGGTGCGCCCACGCGCACGCCCGGCCCGCCGCGGAGCCCGGACGCGGTCGCGGTCGGCACGGTCCAGGGCCGCGAAGCCGCCAGCGCCTGGGTCGGGCGCGAAGCGACGGTCGAAGGCCGCATCACCGCCTCCCTGCGCGGCGCCGACGGCGCGCCCGGCTGGCTGCTGCAGGATGCCGGCGACGGCGAGGAAGCCACCTCCGACGCGATCTGGATCACCGGACCGGCCGCGGCTTCGCTGGCGCTCGGTCACGCCGTGCGCGTGCACGGCCGGGTCTACGAAGCGCCGCACGGCCGCGGTTCGTCGCTGACCGCGCTCGACGCGCAGCGCAGCGAGGCCTTGCCGGCGCGCGCCGGCAAGGCGTTGGGGCGACTGATGCCGGTCGCGGTGGCGCAGCCGCCGCAATGGAGCCGGCTGGAAGGCATGCGCGTACGCATCGCCGCTCCGCTGACCCTGGCCGAACGCGACCGCAAGCGCGGTCGCCTGCTGGTGTCGTTCGACGGTCCGCTGTGGCAGCCGACCGAGCGCGCCGAACCCGGCAGCGAGGCGGCGCGCGCGATCGCCGCCGATAACGCCCGCCGGCGCCTGTCGCTGAGCGGCGGCGAAGCCGCGCTCGGCGCGACCGCCTTCGTCGCGCGCAGCGGCAGCCGGCTGGACAGCGTCGAAGGCGTGGTCGTGCCGGGCGAAGACGGCTACGTGCTGCAGCCGGATGCCGCGCCGACGCTGCACGCGGCGCCGCGCCCGGCGCCGCCGCAGGTCGCCGGCGATCTGCGCATCGCCGCGTTCAACCTGGAGAACCTGTTCAACGGCGACGGCCGCGGCGGCGGTTTCCCGACCCTGCGCGGCGCGCGCACTCCGGCCGAGTACCAGGCCCAGTTGGACAAGCTGGTCGCGACCATCCACGCCTTGAACCCCGACGTCGCCGCGCTGATGGAACTGGAGAACGACGGCTATGGCCCCGAGTCCACCCTCGCCGCCTTGGTCTCGGCGCTCGACCGCGCCGACGCCGTGGTCGGCGGCGCCCAGGACTGGCGCTTCGCGGCGCCATGCAAGCAGCCCTGCGCGCAATCGCAACGCGGCCCGGGCGACAACCCGATCCGGGTCGGCCTGATCTACCGCAGCCAGCGGGTGGCCGCGCAGGGCGTCGCCGCGGTCTTGCAGCAAGACCCGTTCGGCCCGCTGGCGCGGGTGCCGATGGCGCAGGCGTTCCAGGCCCTGGGCCCCGGCGGCGCGCGCGGCCCGGCCTTCGTGGTCGCCGCCAATCACTTCAAGTCCAAGGGCTGCGGCAAGGCCGAAGGCGCCGACCGCGACCAGGGCGACGGCGCTTCGTGCTGGAACGCCTCGCGGGTCGACGCCGCGCGCCGGCTGGACGCCTGGCTGCGGCGCGACCCCACCACCAGCGGCAGCGCCATGAACCTGATCGTCGGCGACCTCAACGCGCATGCGCAGGAAGCGCCGCTGCGCACGCTGTACGCGGCCGGCTGGCGCGACGCGTTCGCGGTCGCCGGCGTCCAGGCGCCTTACAGCTATGTGTACCGCGGCGAACTCGGCCGGCTCGACCATGCGCTGCTGTCGCCGGCGCTGGCGCCGCGCCTGCGCGGCGCGGCCGAATGGCACGTCAACGCCGACGAACCCGAAGAGGCCGGCTACCGCGACGGCGGCGGCGGTCCGTGGCGCAGCTCCGATCACGACCCGCTGCTGCTCGGCTTCGATCTGCAGGCGCACTGA
- a CDS encoding c-type cytochrome, which translates to MRNYDLEFLKKFSMVIGFLMLVTLGLMIAAYFVHKQLPAEIDPRAAQRTENRIGPVGAVYAGSTGAAAQQAAVAAAAAKAASQVAYGGTLDGQVIYDSLCAGCHKSGAGGAPTLDSAHWGARIAKGKDTLHKHAIEGFTGSAGVMPPKGGNPALTNEQVAATVDWMLSNIK; encoded by the coding sequence GTGCGCAATTACGACCTAGAATTCCTGAAGAAATTCTCGATGGTGATCGGCTTCCTGATGCTGGTCACCCTCGGCCTGATGATCGCCGCCTACTTCGTCCACAAGCAGTTGCCGGCGGAAATCGATCCGCGCGCGGCGCAGCGCACCGAGAACCGCATCGGTCCGGTCGGCGCGGTCTACGCCGGCTCGACCGGCGCCGCCGCGCAGCAGGCGGCGGTCGCCGCGGCCGCGGCCAAGGCCGCCTCGCAGGTCGCCTACGGCGGCACGCTCGACGGCCAGGTGATCTACGACAGCCTGTGCGCGGGCTGCCACAAGTCCGGCGCCGGCGGCGCCCCGACCCTGGACAGCGCGCACTGGGGCGCGCGCATCGCCAAGGGCAAGGACACCTTGCACAAGCACGCCATCGAAGGCTTCACCGGCAGCGCCGGGGTGATGCCGCCGAAGGGCGGCAACCCGGCCCTGACCAACGAACAGGTCGCGGCCACGGTCGACTGGATGCTGTCCAACATCAAGTAA
- a CDS encoding YjfI family protein has protein sequence MSRWTTQELLTRLAASFGADNVEEVPTADSAIQVTLPEAGDLGVTIALTDREIFVSTPLVEAAQVRDAAGFNEACLRLNPINPLSNLGLTTINDRDVYIVFGEMAPDSTAEQVELEIRTLADNAIDAVEALKSYLVSA, from the coding sequence ATGTCCCGTTGGACCACGCAAGAACTGTTGACCCGACTGGCCGCCAGCTTCGGCGCCGACAACGTCGAAGAAGTGCCGACCGCCGATTCGGCGATCCAGGTCACCCTGCCGGAAGCCGGCGACCTCGGCGTCACCATCGCGCTGACCGACCGCGAGATCTTCGTCTCCACCCCGCTGGTCGAGGCCGCCCAGGTCCGCGACGCGGCCGGCTTCAACGAAGCCTGCCTGCGCCTGAACCCGATCAACCCGCTGTCCAACCTCGGCCTGACCACGATCAACGACCGCGACGTCTATATCGTGTTCGGCGAAATGGCGCCGGACTCGACCGCCGAGCAGGTCGAGCTGGAAATCCGCACCCTGGCCGACAACGCGATCGACGCGGTCGAGGCCCTCAAGTCCTATCTGGTGAGCGCATGA
- a CDS encoding PspA/IM30 family protein produces MSLLQKILTLFRGTAHEAGQAVVDANALKILDQEIRDAGNELIRSKEELTKVMAQRQLQANRSKDRFAKKAEYETYIAGALRQGNEQLAREVAERLATVETDLKNDEQAIASYDASINQLKTAITATERKLARVKQQVDTVKATEAVQRAQTAVAARHSGATGKVTTALDSLERIQQRQAERGARLQAAAQLEAESGDGDLNAKLANAGLLPESTSVDNILERFREKPVQQLAHEPLSLPAMEIKDAEQVERKN; encoded by the coding sequence ATGAGCCTGCTGCAGAAAATCCTGACCCTGTTCCGCGGCACCGCGCACGAGGCCGGCCAGGCCGTGGTCGACGCCAACGCGCTGAAGATCCTCGACCAGGAGATCCGCGACGCCGGCAACGAGCTGATCCGCTCCAAGGAAGAGTTGACCAAGGTCATGGCCCAGCGCCAGCTGCAGGCCAACCGCAGCAAGGACCGCTTCGCCAAGAAGGCCGAGTACGAGACCTACATCGCCGGGGCCCTGCGCCAGGGCAACGAGCAGCTCGCGCGCGAAGTCGCCGAGCGCCTGGCGACCGTCGAAACCGACCTCAAGAACGACGAGCAGGCCATCGCCAGCTACGACGCCAGCATCAACCAGCTCAAGACCGCGATCACCGCGACCGAGCGCAAGCTGGCCCGGGTCAAGCAGCAGGTCGACACGGTCAAGGCCACCGAGGCGGTGCAGCGGGCCCAGACCGCGGTCGCCGCGCGCCATTCCGGCGCCACCGGCAAGGTCACCACCGCGCTGGACTCGCTGGAGCGCATCCAGCAGCGCCAGGCCGAACGCGGCGCGCGCCTGCAGGCGGCGGCGCAGCTGGAAGCCGAGAGCGGCGACGGCGACCTCAACGCCAAGCTGGCCAACGCCGGCCTGCTGCCGGAATCGACCAGCGTCGACAACATCCTCGAACGCTTCCGCGAGAAGCCGGTGCAGCAGCTGGCCCACGAGCCGCTGTCGCTGCCGGCGATGGAGATCAAGGACGCCGAGCAGGTCGAGCGCAAGAACTGA
- a CDS encoding potassium channel family protein, whose translation MIVIGKLYRLVRGHLRRISWGVVATALVLHMGLTWLLLAWAGEAKLIAADAFLYYYMTTASTIGYGDLSPGSTAGRYVVALFVMPGAIALFASVLAKTSASLLHFWKRHQMGKMSYDDLQGHTVLIGWHGRESERLVRLLLADTHTDDEGIVLLAEGLTENPMPDQIRFVAVDSYADCGEYTRAALAGAARVIVHAADDDRSLAAVFAVMSHRPAAHVVAHFDATAAADLVRSHYPHIECTRPLHVDVIARAAQDAGSSLVAGEWLGAGGPTQFSLQVPADAAPVQAGKLAGAFRAQAALWVGYRDGRSAAPVLNPPDHVEIAPGTLLYYLADARIDGRRVPWAALAAG comes from the coding sequence ATGATCGTCATCGGCAAGCTCTACCGCCTCGTCCGCGGCCACCTGCGTCGGATCAGCTGGGGCGTGGTCGCGACCGCGCTGGTGCTGCACATGGGCCTGACCTGGCTGCTGCTGGCCTGGGCCGGCGAAGCCAAGCTGATCGCAGCCGACGCCTTCCTCTACTACTACATGACCACGGCCAGCACGATCGGCTACGGCGACCTGTCGCCGGGCTCGACCGCCGGCCGCTACGTCGTGGCCTTGTTCGTGATGCCGGGCGCGATCGCCCTGTTCGCCTCGGTGCTGGCCAAGACCAGCGCCAGCCTGCTGCATTTCTGGAAACGCCACCAAATGGGCAAGATGAGTTACGACGACCTGCAAGGCCACACCGTGCTGATCGGCTGGCATGGGCGCGAATCCGAGCGCCTGGTGCGACTGCTGCTGGCCGACACCCACACCGACGACGAGGGCATCGTGCTGCTCGCCGAAGGCCTGACCGAGAACCCGATGCCGGACCAGATCCGCTTCGTCGCGGTCGACTCCTATGCCGACTGCGGCGAGTACACGCGCGCCGCCTTGGCCGGCGCGGCACGGGTGATCGTGCACGCGGCCGACGACGACCGCTCGCTGGCGGCGGTGTTCGCGGTCATGTCGCACCGACCGGCGGCGCACGTGGTCGCGCATTTCGACGCCACTGCCGCGGCCGATCTGGTGCGCAGCCATTACCCGCACATCGAGTGCACGCGCCCGCTGCATGTCGACGTGATCGCGCGCGCAGCGCAGGACGCCGGCAGTTCGCTGGTCGCCGGCGAATGGCTCGGCGCCGGCGGTCCGACCCAGTTCAGCCTGCAGGTGCCGGCCGACGCCGCGCCGGTCCAGGCCGGCAAGCTGGCCGGCGCGTTCCGCGCCCAGGCTGCGTTGTGGGTCGGCTACCGCGACGGCCGCAGCGCGGCGCCGGTGCTCAACCCGCCCGATCATGTCGAGATCGCGCCCGGCACATTGTTGTATTACCTTGCCGACGCCCGCATCGACGGACGCCGCGTGCCCTGGGCCGCGCTGGCGGCCGGCTGA
- a CDS encoding DUF2491 family protein codes for MSWLKGLFGGNDKAPAKPALPFAHELPLGLRINGRVAFDTMMYRAHPQAWSAQLPEGHQGIPCYGHIDLGGGHALHRFYLDDDAYLQVSTASGQIEGIKAFMFQETVNPPNQAAFQRFIHEHPHLGADRIEYAGRTWYREFGDGEAAAKVPAVVYDEVLYRHDPPRRDDDLTHYAMLYRREVAEPEREEFLLVTAEDYGPSEFVVTYAIGLDLTTADLDIT; via the coding sequence ATGAGTTGGTTGAAGGGATTGTTCGGCGGCAACGACAAGGCGCCCGCGAAGCCGGCGCTGCCGTTCGCGCACGAACTGCCGTTGGGGCTGCGGATCAACGGCCGGGTCGCGTTCGACACCATGATGTACCGCGCCCACCCGCAGGCCTGGAGCGCGCAGCTGCCCGAGGGCCACCAGGGGATTCCCTGCTACGGTCACATCGACCTCGGCGGCGGCCATGCGCTGCACCGCTTCTACCTCGACGACGACGCCTACCTGCAGGTCAGCACCGCCAGCGGCCAGATCGAGGGCATCAAGGCCTTCATGTTCCAGGAAACGGTGAACCCGCCCAACCAGGCCGCGTTCCAGCGTTTCATCCACGAACATCCGCACCTGGGCGCGGACCGGATCGAATACGCCGGCCGCACCTGGTACCGCGAGTTCGGCGATGGCGAGGCCGCGGCCAAGGTGCCGGCGGTGGTCTACGACGAGGTCCTGTACCGCCACGACCCGCCCCGCCGCGACGACGACCTGACCCATTACGCCATGCTCTACCGCCGCGAGGTGGCCGAGCCGGAGCGCGAGGAATTCCTGCTGGTCACCGCCGAGGACTACGGCCCCAGCGAATTCGTCGTCACCTACGCGATCGGCCTGGACCTGACCACGGCCGACCTCGACATCACCTGA
- a CDS encoding DUF350 domain-containing protein: MDAPITAHSFLNFLAYAGTGIGVLIAAAVAVLLITPHRELSLIREGNVAAATAFSGTLIGLALPLHSAISNSVSLIDAAIWGAVSVVVQLLAFLLARLVLPKLSQQISLNQAAAGIFSAGVSISVGLINAAAMTP, translated from the coding sequence ATGGACGCCCCGATCACCGCCCACAGCTTCCTCAACTTCCTCGCCTACGCCGGCACCGGCATCGGCGTGCTGATCGCCGCCGCGGTGGCCGTGCTGCTGATCACCCCGCATCGCGAGCTGAGCCTGATCCGCGAAGGCAACGTCGCCGCCGCGACCGCGTTCTCCGGCACCCTGATCGGCCTGGCGCTGCCGCTGCATTCGGCGATTTCCAACTCGGTCAGCCTGATCGACGCGGCGATCTGGGGCGCGGTGTCGGTGGTGGTGCAACTGCTCGCCTTCCTGCTCGCGCGCCTGGTCCTGCCCAAGCTGTCGCAGCAGATCAGCCTGAACCAGGCCGCCGCCGGCATCTTCTCCGCCGGCGTGTCGATCAGCGTCGGCCTGATCAACGCCGCCGCGATGACCCCGTGA